In Gemmatimonadetes bacterium SCN 70-22, a single genomic region encodes these proteins:
- a CDS encoding peptidase C69, with product MDRAEAQALIERIRKFSKADAVEVQVFGGNTTNVRFADNQMSTAGGVSDFQVGVQSYFGAKHAVVTTNEVTDEALRAMVEKSERLARLAPDDPESMPLLPPQQYQPVEAYFPSVANMTAEERAKIALTALEPCRGAGDLTAAGYLENRTVFTAFGSSSGLFAYHRGTSSNYTLTVRTNDGTGSGWAGAEHNDARLVDYEGVSRRAIEKARASRTPVAIEPGRYTVIMEPQAVGDLCQLIGFYLDARATDEGRSPFVKQGGGTKIGEKILDGRVSIYADPSDPMVRAQPFDGDGLPLGRQEFVRDGVLKTLYYSRFWARKKGVPPTGAPTSFLMSGGSASVDEMIRSTQRGILVTRLWYLREVDPRTILYTGLTRDGTFLVENGRVTRALKNFRFNDSPLFMLNNLEMLGKPERLAGTEAGGAVVVPALKVRDFNFTSLSDAV from the coding sequence ATGGATCGCGCCGAGGCGCAGGCGCTTATCGAGCGCATCCGGAAGTTCTCGAAGGCCGACGCCGTGGAGGTGCAGGTCTTCGGGGGCAACACGACCAACGTCCGCTTTGCCGACAACCAGATGTCGACCGCCGGGGGCGTGAGCGACTTCCAGGTCGGGGTGCAGAGCTACTTCGGCGCCAAGCACGCCGTCGTCACGACCAACGAGGTGACCGACGAGGCCCTCAGGGCGATGGTCGAGAAGTCGGAACGACTGGCCCGGCTTGCGCCTGACGACCCCGAGTCCATGCCGCTCCTCCCGCCGCAGCAGTACCAGCCGGTCGAGGCCTATTTCCCCTCGGTGGCCAACATGACCGCGGAGGAGCGGGCGAAGATCGCGCTCACGGCGCTGGAACCGTGCCGTGGCGCCGGGGACCTGACGGCCGCCGGCTACCTGGAGAACCGCACCGTCTTCACCGCGTTCGGCAGCAGTTCGGGGCTCTTCGCCTACCATCGCGGGACCAGCAGCAACTACACGCTCACCGTGCGCACCAACGACGGCACCGGGTCGGGGTGGGCCGGGGCCGAGCACAACGATGCGCGCCTCGTCGACTACGAGGGCGTGAGCAGGCGCGCCATCGAGAAGGCGCGCGCGTCGCGCACCCCGGTGGCGATCGAGCCGGGGCGCTACACCGTCATCATGGAGCCGCAAGCCGTCGGCGACCTGTGCCAGCTCATCGGCTTCTATCTCGACGCGCGCGCCACCGACGAGGGCCGCTCGCCGTTCGTGAAGCAGGGAGGCGGGACGAAGATCGGGGAGAAGATCCTCGACGGGCGGGTGAGCATCTACGCCGACCCGTCCGACCCCATGGTCCGCGCGCAACCCTTCGACGGTGACGGGCTCCCGTTGGGGCGCCAGGAGTTCGTGAGGGACGGCGTGCTGAAGACGCTCTACTACTCGCGCTTCTGGGCACGGAAGAAGGGGGTCCCGCCCACCGGCGCCCCCACCTCGTTCCTGATGAGCGGCGGCAGCGCCTCGGTCGACGAGATGATCAGGTCGACCCAGCGCGGCATCCTGGTCACCCGTCTCTGGTACCTGCGGGAGGTCGACCCGCGCACCATCCTCTACACGGGCCTCACCCGGGACGGGACGTTCCTGGTCGAGAACGGGCGGGTGACGAGGGCGCTCAAGAACTTCCGCTTCAACGACTCGCCCCTGTTCATGCTGAACAACCTCGAGATGCTCGGGAAGCCGGAGCGCCTCGCGGGGACCGAGGCCGGGGGCGCCGTCGTCGTGCCGGCGCTCAAGGTGCGCGACTTCAACTTCACGTCGCTGTCGGACGCGGTGTGA
- a CDS encoding amidohydrolase, with amino-acid sequence MIVDCHVHLNNYHEQLSVSLSDSLARLQESMAEAAIDYALVLTSYLVTPHRPSTAAVVEAIAKVPNLGVVAGISYSNYRQRDLRELADFLQQGLVKGLKLYPGYEPFFPHDKRLRVVYDLAEEFDVPVMIHSGDTYNPKGKLKYSHPLEIDEVAVDHPNVKFVICHLGNPWLTDCMEVVYKNANVYADISGLVLGEFTEAFEDYMAEEIRDVILYAGDPRFFLFGTDWPICSMPSYVNFVQQLGLSPEAYHAMMYENARQLFKLPLPPAVRAD; translated from the coding sequence ATGATCGTTGACTGCCACGTCCACCTCAACAACTACCACGAGCAGCTCTCGGTCTCTCTCTCCGACAGCCTGGCCCGGCTGCAGGAATCGATGGCCGAGGCCGCGATCGACTACGCGCTCGTCCTCACGAGCTACCTCGTGACGCCGCATCGCCCGAGCACGGCCGCCGTCGTCGAGGCCATCGCGAAGGTGCCGAACCTCGGCGTCGTGGCAGGAATCAGCTACTCCAACTACCGGCAGCGTGACCTGCGCGAACTCGCCGACTTCCTCCAGCAGGGCCTGGTCAAGGGGCTCAAGCTGTACCCGGGCTACGAACCGTTCTTTCCGCACGACAAGCGCCTGCGGGTCGTCTACGACCTTGCCGAGGAGTTCGACGTCCCGGTGATGATCCACTCGGGCGACACCTACAACCCCAAGGGCAAGCTCAAGTACTCCCACCCACTCGAGATCGACGAGGTCGCGGTCGACCATCCCAACGTGAAGTTCGTCATCTGCCACCTCGGCAACCCGTGGCTGACGGACTGCATGGAGGTCGTCTACAAGAACGCGAACGTGTACGCCGACATCTCGGGGCTCGTCCTCGGCGAGTTCACGGAGGCATTCGAGGACTACATGGCCGAGGAGATCAGGGACGTCATCCTGTACGCCGGTGATCCGCGCTTCTTCCTCTTTGGCACGGACTGGCCGATCTGTTCGATGCCCTCCTACGTGAACTTCGTGCAGCAACTCGGGCTCAGTCCCGAGGCGTATCACGCCATGATGTACGAGAATGCCCGGCAACTCTTCAAGCTCCCCCTGCCGCCGGCGGTGAGGGCCGACTAG